aaccacacAACTTAACTTTTATATACAAATTCTATCTCATGATCAATTGTAGCAATTTACACATAGGTTACATATTTGTCAAACCATGACCGATtatgtatataaattaaatatttcacaTAATGCATAACTTAATGACCAAAATTTATATAACCCTAAATGTCTAAATATGAATATCCCTCAATTCTCTtataacttaaccctttttctcCTTTTATCATAATATCCATTAGCAtttagttcatcaaaccaacatttaatcctatttcctttaacacaattgtattcggcaatgaccacatcatttaaccaactaaaataataaaccacaacatttaaattcatcttattcttctcccatttgaccgaatgaatatttgtcaaatgcaactcaactaacaacaacatttttctttctaaaatgtatatacactcataCGGCAACTTTCAATTTGTACTTTTCAACCACGAattctactcattcaaacatcatttaagctacttaacaagtaattaacatcccaaaaaaaaaacttatcaaattgacaccaatttagcacttgccgaatggatatTTATCTATTGattcatgaaattaaaccatgggttaaataagctatgTACTTGTCAATttaatctcatagtcaattaaaaagaaaaatcacaatgcataccttaaactaggatagccatggtcgagtaccttggtttttcctcttcaaAATTCCCTTTCCCCATTTCGGCaatcaagaagaaagatgagcatgtatactttttttttgttttactaatcactttattttaaaataaaaataaagccatCCCTTATTATAATTCTAAAACAAAACATATATCTTACATCAAACAtcatttatggccggccactaaggaAAATTTGGtgcatttgacatgcaaatccctcatgtcatcacttcatgcattatttaatactttaaaatttacctatcacactttcaatttttatcacatgagtcctatcttaaaaatttcacatacaaataaccaaatcaaagcatgaaactttcacacatgatttacacatataataaacacagaatttaatagttaattatttttatgactcggttttgtggtcccgaaaccactttctgactagggtcaatttagggctgtcacacgaaatttctttaaggagggtagagttgtaacgccccaattttcgggaattctgtgaatgttggcataggtttaattatgttagtgggcctctagaaggctcaagcttaagatagaacccagcaattttagttaatttttgttccataagaaaaagggggtgaaattatgaaatagaacctatgtgaaaatgtttgaaaatgctataggctaaattgaagtggccaaataaataggagtgcaaaataggaggatttgcatgacaaacctcccattttacatgaagtggccagccataatgttgttgtagacaaaatgtgcacttgatatccataatttatggtacaaattgatacaaattgataatgggttaggtaaatgttccatgataatgggttaggtaagtgttccatgataatgggttaggtaaatgttccatgatgggaatttcatgtcttttgtattaaagaattaaatggatgaaatatgaaattttattaaaagaaaaaggggtgaaaagaacaaagttttgtccatctttgttcatcatagccgaaagttagagaagagaaaggagaggagaaagctcttgaatgttcggtcacttggggaagaaaattgaaggtaagttcatggtagtttgcttctatcttgatgttcatgagttcttcttgattctaccttaactcttgaagcatattttggtttttagttgtgttgtgagcatttagtcattaattaaaataaaggaaatggttgttgtttcatgtgcttttgatgaaaaatggaagataggtgaagttgagccaaacaaatgagcatgcatgtgccttagatgctaaagggaaaaatcggctaacatgttgtgctttaaaatgatgaaatggagattatacttaagtaaaatcatagatatatgatgattgattggtgatatacatgtttaaataacaagcatgcaagttaggtgtgaaagagtgatttggtaataaatctgcttgggacagcagcagtaacatgaatttggaaaatcaccataaattgtgggagatgagttagaagctgcataaattatgtaattaaagcttgttgagtctagtttcaaatgaaataaacgagaacatattttgaattctgtacaatgagaaatttgattcgtaatgaagagtggtcagattagtcaaacagtgaaacatgcgaaactttgagaaaaatctggtattgattggccaaacaaaaaattctgaaaattttatggatataagatatatgagtctattttcaaggaaaattaacaacacttgatttggagtttcgtagctccagttataaatgatttagtgactgttgcttaagaagacagcttgtagtgaaattatgattatgtggtaaacattgacaaaaatttgttaatgagttacttattgatttcttataagcttactatgatctgtaggtgtggttggccgaatattgtaaggggttaatacgtagtttgtatttgaatagttagattaacgtgttagtaatccaattgtaggcggttcgtgtgtggatctcgtcagcatattgtcgcaaataggtgtgtaactaacaccctctttcttagtctggatcagcaaaagtcgaaaacccgaaatgccgaaaatcggtattttgtagatttactgaaaaagcgaatgctcgtgaggtaaatcgattaatgtttttggtaagctgcaaaatttggactgcaaagtgcataatttacgtgccctcgatatttttgggcttaatgggccaaaattggaatgatgggccaacggcccaattcgtaagaaccctcgatgcgtgattcattagtacgtgaaaagtaggaatatgcatgaaaaaccctaaaatagataaattactgaaatacctttaaaagtggaaaatttacgcttttaccctagtagataaattaccaaataccccagggttaaattgacctaaatgcatgtttgattgttgttatttatcgcatgccatgttgttattatcgatgcatgggattgggatatttacggaggaagtactgaaagtggcttgtccacgtcttggaggctttgcctcaattctttgataatcgagcaaaggcacaaaatcgtggagtgttaaatttgggtgggttgagctattcccacatggagtgtagggtggtatgggtggagtgtagtggttggtgggttgagtagtcttcccaaatgggcttacatatgttattgatgttgcatgtattttgaaatgggcctataggccatacttgttatctgaataagggctaaggcccggtttattgtaatctgaaagggctcggtccaagaccatgttactgaatgggcttaggcccaataggcttgagctgacttgggctttaaatgggttttccttacacaccgagtttcccaaactcacccttttattttcatccacgcagaaatccccaaccatagtgggcttgagtcgtgaggaattcgagtggccacccgctcaaagtttgattttttcggtgaactggacatccttttatttacgtttgaagttttgggtttttaaatgtaataaggccgcttaattatttttgatggttttaatatgtattactaagatagatattacttattttaactgttgaaattggatagctttagggcgcgttttcaaaaaaaaaaacaacaattgatttcaaaataacacgacaacaagtaaaacttccgcaatgaaagtatttttccaaaattaatcacttttcctaaaaatgactcaATCAAATCGGTTtactagaaatatacatgacgttaaggtgtgacaatggcggtgtgcatgtctaggattggatccgaagggagcttggtacttaagtagtccattagactcacctcctcttttccggtttcctacctggtgcacagcttccattcactttaacctataatgaaattatcttttaaaacactaagtaggtttttctggatcaacaatataaaatattttgaacgcttcgatgtggcatgtaggatccggccataacgtctgggccgggtttgggatgctacacgggggcaacgaacaaagtagaatcaaccctagatcttccttatcatactgaacctccatgacctccaagtttgagagaatttagttaaacactgttaagtgttcgtgtacagacgcaccttcctccaaacgatgagcataaagacgctgcttcatatgcaacttgcttgttagagttttcgacatacatatttgttctagcctcttccataatgcagcggcagtcttctctttcatcatatcctgtaaaatttcgttggacaaatacagatgtaattgtgttaacgcctttcgatccttacgcttcttctcttcatctgttaatgtcgaaagcatcttatctatccctagcagggcatcctccagatccatctgcacaagaactgcttgcatcttaatctgccacaatgcaaatctggtgttgtgatccaacagcagaatttcatactttaaaaacgccattactgtgattgagatgaacaacccggaagctctgataccaatttgtgaaaaataaaataaaataaaataaagaacacacaaattttacgtggaaacccattcgggaaaaaatcacgggcagaggagaagaaaactcactatgtcgaaaatttgaattcaatacaagaggtgtcgaaaatttgaattcaatacaagaggaatagactatgtctatttataggcttgtaaagccatattctagtaggattgaaacaccttatcctaatcaatataaaatagatggagtttaataaggtttaaaaaccttattctaaaataaaataaaagaagtctagttctatatggattttacttttattttattttccatcgtattttattaaataaaaattcgggtcacttaattctaacagagtTAGATTGGAGCAATTTCTTGAGATATGCCATAGTTGAGTTCTTGAGAGATAACTTAGTAATCTTCAGATTTTGCTAGAAATAGAGTGTTTCCAGACTGATTTTTAGGTTGTAGACATAGTCATAATGTGAGATTGTAGCTTCGATAAGCTTAGATTAAAGTCCCCTTAAATGGTGCCAGGAAGCGGAATATATTTTTGCAATATCGATTCACATTTCATTAATATATTTAGtagtttaaaatgttttattatgatttcTTAATATTCTTTACAGAAAGTTTTTTTTATGTATAATTGTAACTAAGGAGGTAGTTGGAATCACCTAGTCCAAAAGGAAGGAAAAAATTATGGAAGCGTAACGGTTTCAGTTTGTGCTCACTAAAAGTCAATTTCCAATATATGTTGAATTAAGTTGATTAGCTCAGGAAtatgtgatgattacattatTGTTGTATTGAGTGACTTTAAAATCTTGTTGGAGTATGATATGTTAAGTGTTGACTTCAATGATCTTGAAATGAAGTGGTATATGGTCTTGTTATATTGTTGATGAATGATAAACTATGGAGAAAGCAtgtttttggattattttattttattttatactaattttaaatgttaaattgtgCTATTAAACTACTCGAGAAATGTTTGGGTATAGTTTGCATGCTAGAAAACATTTGAGATTGGAAGCTTATAATAGATACTTGTGTGCATTTATCATTAACGCTTGTGCAAGTTATATTAGGCACTTGTGTGCATTCTTGGAGTGCTTAGGAAAGTCATGTTACACATACTTTGAAGTAGGGGTGTTCAAACGGTTAACCGAACCGATTTAGTACTAATCAGATTAATCAAACTTTTTAATCCTTTAATCGTAAACCAAGCtgaaaatttttcaaagaaaATTAATCGAACCgaaatatttttgtttatttagCCGGTTAactgaaatttatatttttttgttaaaacaagtataaaacatataaaataaataaattgataatatTCATTTGACTGAATTATTCAATTAACCAAATTTACCAAATTAGTAACAActtaatacatataatatataatatataatataaaatatataatattatttattaagttcgATTAATTACCCAATTCTGaaatgaattaaatattaatcgaaattctaaaaaaaaattaaccaataaattaactgaattaaatcagttcaattaattaattaattcaattttatcgAAATTTGAACAATCTTACTTTGGAGTATTGCTATTCGGTTGGTGCTTGTGCACACTATTTAGAGTGTTCGAGTATTTTTCATGTATCCGGTCATTGTTTCATTGGAGTACTGCTATTCACTTCGTGCTTGTGCACAGTATTTAGGATGTTCCGAGTATCTTTCATGTATCCGTTCATTGTTTCATGTTCGTTAACAGGGGCGATGATTTAGTTGTGATATGcgatgcttttatcttgatgtTGATGTTTATATGTTTACTCCATTATGTTATGACTTGATTTATGCTTATTAGTATGCTTTTCTACTTATTGAACATATATGAAATTAATGGTTTTAGTTAAGCTGTAACACCTCAGATTTTTTTAGAATTGAAAAAGTCgattttggattgaaattgtGAATTGAGCTATTTTGGAAAATCAGACTGAGAgatttctaaaaatgagtttcaagTTAAGTCGTGGGTTATTAATTAGTGATTAATTGGTGCAAtaattatgcttttattaatgaagtaaggattaaatcgtaaaatttataaaattattagggTTAATGTGTGGATAGTAAAAAGTTAGATTTTGATCATCAAAGGTTTTAAATGGTAATTTCCCCAAGGACTCATTCATAAATAAACCATTGAGGGAAattgaagattttttttttttttggggggggggggtgtTGGGGAAGCGGTTTTGGATAGGCATTTTCATGATAGAAATTTCTCTTTACATTTTCTTACAAACTTCTCTCTAATCTCTTAACAAATTTCAAAGGTTTTGATTCCTAACAATCAATCTTGAAAAGTAAACCTATTTTCCTTGATTTATAATTTTCAATTATAATTATTGGTTGTCCATACATAGTTTTTGCATTTAGaacctttttctttaaaaataaaagatttatGATTTAATCCCTAAACTTTCTTATTTATTCAATTGAATCCCATAAATCTGTATTTTTTTACCGTTACTTACTAATATCAATGATAGGACACTCACTTCATGCTTTTTGTCTCATTTCTCGCTTGTTGGGAAATTTGCACTTTAAGGCTCTGTGctttttaatttttccatttaaTCCCCAAAGTGGCTTCCATCAAATTAATACCCAATCCAAGTCATCTTTATGCTCCACAATCATTATTAACCCTTATTTACTTAATTTGATTAAATGACACTAACGTCTCTAACTTAtttaactttacaatttagtcctttataccAAAATCTCATATTCACAATAATTCACTCAAATTTCCTCTGTTAAGAACCAAAGCAATCTTTAAGGCTACAATTGTTAAACTAATCTTCAAATTTTCTTCTATATTTCACTCTACCAAGACTTGGAATAGTACCAGAGATTTTAAGACATTACACTATCTTCTACTGTGCTCATGtttgagatttaattttatatattaatttgacataatttagttATCTATCTTTTGGTATTATTTTGTCCAAATAATTAACATTCTtaactattttaattaaattatgtgaatttcttttaaaacatttctaacacaaaatttcttctttttttttttgacacgATAAGTTGTAATGAGACCAATAAGTATTGAGTGTAATGGTAAGATACATTTTACTACCAAGAGAGGACTCAAGTTCGAACCTTAATGATTGCATTATTGGAAAGGGACAACTACAAATCCCAAAAGGATTAATCTCTATGGACCCTAGAGATGGACATGGAGGATACCTTTACTCTATAAAAAGAATGGAAtgaatatttttaagaaaaaaatttctcCATCGACGTTTTAACTGTAATAATTAAGAGTGTTAACTATTTTGACGAACTAATGATATTATGTAGATGaactaaattatgtcaaattaaagtatagataCATCTTAAATTTAAACATAGTAAAGAGATCATAATAATAACTTAACTTAAAATAATTTACATTTAACACAATATTTAATACAAAGTttgattttataataaaaatatttttaatttaattagtataaGTGATTATATGTTTATACAAAATCGaataacatatattaattataatgttttaaatttaatttgaacaaaGTACAATAACTTATAAAATAAGTTAATCGGATCGGGACGGATTTAGGGGTTAGGCGAGCCGGtcccttaaaatgtaaaatttttatttaatcccttaaatttttttaaaaatatttaaattaataaaaataaaattatattttaaccacctctaaaattataaaaatttaatttaatcctttaaaaattataaacgttataactataaaaaaattaaaactttattcTCCCCTAAAAATTTGTTATGGATTCCCCCTAATCCGGATTACTTAACATCAGTGTAATTATAAATGAAAGCCTGTATCTTATCCATATCCGACGAACAGAATTTCCTGCCAAAGTAGTTCATTGATTTTTCCTATCCGAATTCTCCGCTTAGAAAATTTTGCTTTCCAAATCCAAAGAAtcataaaaaaggaaaaatggcGACCTCTGCTTTAGCCATTGCAACTGCAAAGCCATTGACCCATCGTTTCTCCAACTCTAAGCACACTTCATCACCATCCTTCTCCTGTTCTTGCTCTTCTTCCACGCCACTCCCACCTCCCAACGAACCCAAACTCTCTTTCAGCTCAAAACCTGTTGCGAAACAATGTGTTTTCAATGTGGGTGTTGGGCTTTTAGCAACTTCACTTCTTGCTTGTTCACCATTGGAGGCTGATGCCACCAGGATCGAGTATTTTGCAACTGTGGGGGAACCTCAATGTGAGCTCAACTATGCCAAATCTGGTCTTGGTTACTGTGATGTTATTGTAGGGTCTGGTGTGGAAGCTCCACGTGGAGAGCTTGTCAATGTAACTTCATCTCTTGATTTCAGATTAATCTTTTTGTTGGTTATTGGTTGATG
This is a stretch of genomic DNA from Gossypium arboreum isolate Shixiya-1 chromosome 11, ASM2569848v2, whole genome shotgun sequence. It encodes these proteins:
- the LOC108468947 gene encoding photosynthetic NDH subunit of lumenal location 4, chloroplastic yields the protein MATSALAIATAKPLTHRFSNSKHTSSPSFSCSCSSSTPLPPPNEPKLSFSSKPVAKQCVFNVGVGLLATSLLACSPLEADATRIEYFATVGEPQCELNYAKSGLGYCDVIVGSGVEAPRGELVNIHYTARFADGIVFDSSYKRARPLTMRIGLGKVIKGLDQGILGGEGVPPMLVGGKRRLQIPPNLAYGPEPAGCFSGDCNIPANATLLYDINFVGIYSGNAK